From the Panthera leo isolate Ple1 chromosome C1, P.leo_Ple1_pat1.1, whole genome shotgun sequence genome, one window contains:
- the BEX3 gene encoding protein BEX3 produces MEQPMQNGEEDRPLGGGEGHQPAGNNRRGQARRLAPNFRWAIPNRQVNDGMGGDGDDMEMFMEEMREIRRKLRELQLRNCLRILMEELSNHHDHHDEFCLMP; encoded by the coding sequence atggaGCAGCCCATGCAGAATGGAGAGGAAGACCGCCCTTTGGGAGGGGGCGAAGGCCACCAACCTGCAGGAAATAATAGACGGGGACAGGCTCGCCGACTTGCTCCTAATTTTCGATGGGCCATACCCAATAGGCAGGTCAATGATGGGATGGGTGGAGATGGAGATGATATGGAAATGTTCATGGAGGAGATGAGAGAAATCAGGAGAAAACTTAGGGAGCTGCAGTTGAGGAATTGTCTGCGTATCCTGATGGAGGAGCTCTCTAATCACCATGACCATCATGATGAATTTTGCCTTATGCCTTGA